In the genome of Caenorhabditis elegans chromosome IV, the window tttggcctttttttatacaaaatttttagaacgggaaacaaatgtttaaaacagtttttgaggtttttacattacttttttgctttttgattgaaccacaattaccctggaaacttttcagaaatttttattttttcgaaaattgccacttttttctccatcaaatccatgagaaaatttgatcaaaaattttttttgaaattttttcaaaaatgcatgaaatattgtagagtgtcacaaataacttatttttcattgtcTTCAATGACCGAATCACTGATTCCGATGCCGTATCAAGACGTTTTACCAAATCGATAATGGCAAAACACCTTGTCTTTGAGACTCAATATCTCCACAGGAAAAAATTGCGCttaaaagtgatcaactaaaaacttgttaaacgcaatgtgatctaaaacttttcagtaaaacacgttcttgtaaaaaatttggttgccgAGTTGGAACCAATTGATTTGagcttcattatttttgaatattctcaATAGTTAAAGGTCTATATCTCagcaaccaaattttttataaaaaagtgttcaactgaaaagttttagatcaCACTGCgtttaacaagttttcagttgatcacttttaaGCGCAATTTTTTCCTGCGGAGATATGGAGTCTCAAAGACAAGGTGTTTTGCCAATATCGATTTGGTAAAACGTCTTGATACGGCATCAGAATCAGTGATTCGgtcattgaaaacaatgaaaaataagttatttgtgacactctacaatatttcatgcatttttgaaaaaatttcaaaaaagatttttgatcaaattttctcatgggtttggtggagaaaaaagtggcaattttcgaaaaaataaaaatttctgaaaagtttccagggtAATTGTGGTTCAATCAAGAAGCAAAAAAGTAAtgtaaaaacctcaaaaaactgttttaaacatttgtttcccgttctaaaaattttgtataaaaaaaggccaaaatttAAACCATGTGTGGGAACCGAACCCACAAACTTCTGCTCAAGAGGCGAACGCGTTCCACAGGTAAAGCGCGGTTCATGTATTATACACGCAAATGTATAATACACGATTAATACACAAACCGCGGCCGTACAATACACGAATCgcttttcgcggcgagaccatGAGCGCGAGTTGTGTATAATTCATATAAAATacatgaataatttttgaataatacaTGCAACGCACATGAAGATatttgaattatcgattttcaatttgtaacattttctcattgtttttctctcattttcacggtttttttctattttttcttcattttttatgttattaatttttattttaacaaataCTCAACAAATTTATCATCTGACTACATTATTTCCCATTCAAACACTCACCAttcattattaaaattttaacatagCTTAAGAATATATAAATGTCCATTTAGTTGTGCCCagcgacttttttttttaaagtttagcATATTACCTAGTCTTTCATAACGTCaactgtcaaaaaataaaacttttgccgcaaaatcacaaaaagaTCTGTATTTTCTACCCGTTCACCCTCCAAAATCCTAACTTCTCCTTGCTTGAAGGTAAAAACACCACAAATCGATTCGGGCCATGTGTACGACGCGTGCTCTTCTTTAAAAGCATAAATTAACTGTTGTAATTAATATCTTTATTCCTTGACAGTCTCAAACTCTACTACATCTTTAAGATGGTTGGTCCCCAAAAAACATTGTGTCTTGTTGTAGGGGGTTGTAAAGATCTATTCGAGAAAGGGTCCCACAGGATAGGATAATCATAACAGTGCAGCAGTACATATCGTACGTGTAGATACCTTCACAATAGAGCTAATGTTTGAATATATAGGTCATTGGCTGTAAATATGTGCCTCTTTATGGGGAGGGTGGCGATGTGTTGGCAGCTAAATGTATCGTATATCCCTTcttcaaaataagaattaGATTATGAGAGTTTGagggaatatgaaaaaaaagatgagaagatttcaaaaataacaacttttcaaaaataacaacttttcaaaaataacaacttttcaaaaataacaacttTGAAACACCAGAGCCTATCAGTTTTCTGGGAAAGAGGTAGAAAGTTAGTGAAAAACAGAtactttttgtgaaaaacttaTACGATCTAAGATTTCCAGACGCTCTTGTACTTCTTGAAGAGAAGACCAAATTGAGACCACGTCGTCCGAAAATTCCAGTCTTCTTATGTGCCTGCCTTCCGCTGACAATGAGTCTACTTGACGAACCCCGGTGCAGAGGTTGACTTTGATCTTCAATATCGTAAACTGTGATTGCTGATTGAGCTGGAATTCGTTGCACTTTCCAATGAGCATGGCGAGGCTCTGGATGTTGAATCCGCTTTGACTTTCTTTCAGAAATCTCCCGCAGAATGCCAACTTGCGTGCCATCAAGAtcgtgatctcaaaagttctgaaggcctgcagcgatgcggatggggatattttaaaaattcaaaacgttaatctggtcagtattttatggagaacaaaacttgtacaaattgaGGTAATAACTTTCTCCACACGGGAAGCTATAGAGCCGCgaacgtgttaccatacttatGGCGCACCCTGTAGGTGTCTGCCTTTTGTTCAGAATACTCAAGAACATTTTGCCCAGAGTAGGTAGGAGTGAGATAGGTCGGAAATCTTTGATCTTGATagcttttgacttttttgggaTCAGTCTTTTTTTCCATCTGTCCATAGTTCCGGGGCCGTCGAGACCTGGAGCAGATTTAATCATGAGTTTTCTGATCTCCAGTCGTAGGCGATGAGGTCAAAATTCTGAAGACTTGGATTTTGTGGAAGACTTGTGGGAGCCTCGTAGAGCGACTTGGAGTGAGATTCGACGATCTTCCGGATTTCAATTCGGTTGGCAGTGAGAGATCCGTCTGCTCTTTCGAGATTTTGCCAGGAAATTTCGGTAGGGACGGATTTCTTCAGAATCTCTGAAGATCTCTTCTTCCGACAGGATTCGAGAATTGAGTGTACTTTTGATTACATCCTCCGTGATGGATTTCTTAGCTTCTTGAGATAGTTTCCGGAGCTTGGCGGAAACTGGAGCGTGAGATTCAAGAAGTTAtctcggcatttggctctagcttcttgcccaagtttagcccaaaaaatattaacttggatcagaagctgtctaaacttgggcaaaagttttgcaaaagtttggcaaaacttggatgCTTTACCAAAGTCTAACCCAAGTTTCAGCCAACTCTTGCCAAGCTTTGGCCCAAGTTTGAAacgaaataagaaaatttagggccaaagtttggcaagagttgggggAAACTTGGGTTAGACTTTGGTAAAGcttgaatccaagttttgccaaagttttgcctaacttttgcccaagtttagatagcttctgatccaagttaatattttttgggctaaacttgggcaagaagctagagccaaatgccgagaTCGTCTCTCTTTCAGAATATCGTTGACCTTTTGACTGAATTCGTGACGTTTGAGAGCAAGAAGGGGAACTAGTCCTTGACGAAGTGTTTTGACGAATGAGTCGTACGAACCAATGCTTGCGTATTTCTTCAAGTCTTTGATGGCGTCTTCGTAGAGTGTCCAGTCTCAAGAGGTTGCGGCGTTGAAGTCTCCTCCGAAAAAAGACGTTTATGGCGTTGAGATCTGAACTTTTATTTACGAAGAAACCCAGTCCCAAGTCTTTTGCATTGGATTTTGGCGAGAAGAACAGTTGGTATTCTGGTTGGTCGATGTACGACATAGAGAAGAAGCAAGTCTCTCGGAGATTCACGATGTGGCAGTTAGAATTCTTGAGATATTCAACCCTTTGCTGACAGTCTTGAACCGAGCAGAAATTGGGTGTTCCATGAGCCAAGTTGGAATTCGCGCTTCTTTTTATCCGATCCGGTGGTCTTCCGTCTCCACTTCTACAATTTTAAAGGGTAATTTTATCCTATTTACTAATTACTTATTGATTGATCTCGGACCGTCTATCATAGTCTCCTGCTTCGCGGATGACGTAAAGATATTCCATCCTTCTATCCTTTAACGTTCTATCAATCTATTAGGTTGGTCCGGAAGTctttataactttttcaatcgTTTATTTCTCGAAGCAAGAGAAACGATAGGATAAATTTTATTCGCTATCATTATCAACAATATACTGTCTACATGTGGGCAACTTATTAATGCCCTGCTAACAGAACCCTTCCGGGCGCGAGTCGAAATAATGCTTGAGTGCCACATTGGCACTTTTATGGGTATTGAAGATTCTCCGCTCGTGGACACGGGCCATATTTGAAAACGACTAGTATTCAGATGGAGTGAGGTCTGGAGAATACGGTGCGTGAAGGAGAACCATCCATCCATGGCTGGTCTGTTCCTACTATACCTGTTTCGAGAAGTGGGAACTAGCGTTGTTTTGCTGAAAACAGAGTTGCTTGTCCATCAGGGGTGAACCATCGATGACTTCCTTCAGGTTCCATGGTTAGATAAAGTAGATGTCCCCACTAATCATTTTGCCCTCAGGTAGCAGTTCCCAGTAGAGTTGGCCCTAGACTCCCCTCCACACTGAGAGCATGCCTTTTTTGGGGTGAAGGTCGGGTTTGGCGGCATCCTGTGGTGTGAGGAGGGAAAAGGAATCACCCACTAAGAAATCAAGGTTCGCCTGTGTCAAGGTGTGAGGTATGAATTGACCCATAAGTTTCTTTATTCCAAGAGGTTCCCAGCCTCGTACAATGTTGGTTTGACGGGACCCAAGTGTGGTTGACAGCTCACGGGTGATTTGGAAAGGATCCGTTGCCATGGCTTTCTGCAACGTGtccaaatccaatttttgggGTCTCAGAGTCTTTCGAGAGTTATTGATGCAATGCATCGCGTCGCTGGAGGTGGAAAATATAACTGCTCCGGATCCTTCTCCATCGAAGGGAAGGTAGGGGAGCCCAAGGGATTTGGTCGCCTCTACCGGCTTCTTCCATAGTTTCCGGCTTCTAGTGGCTTTTCCGCATTTGAGCAGGTGGCTCACGCCATCCTCGGTGTCTTCGCATTGTGTGCACGGCAACACAATTCCACCTCCTATTTTGCTGTATCCAGAAATCCAGAAGTCCAGAAGTGTCGAGTACTTACATCTAAGCCCGAGCTCCATTCTGGTCGATCTCGGGAGCGACGGTTcttcagttttaattttcagggcTTTCTTGGATATCACTTTGTTTTCTGGATGGTCTTTCAGTAACTTTGTTACGAACAGAGTATGGTTTCTTGCCGCAGCAGCTTCTTCACTTCACCGCATCCTTTCGAGTCTCATGTTAATATCAACCGGTAGATTTAGAGGCGGGTTCCTTGGGGGATTGCCCCTGCATTTTTCTTCTAGTTTTTAGGTTGGAATTGTGATAGGTTGGGAACTTCAGAATAGCCATATGGAATTGCTCTCGAGCCAGCTCGAACTCGTTGCTCAATGTCAACATTTGCGCTTCATTGTAGACGTGTTCAATGCTCAAGTCTGTCGTGAGCCCACAGCAGATTCTGAGTGCATTTCTGTATTGTCTCTCTAAACTCTCCAGTCTTGATTTACATGCCAGTTGGCTTCAGGCTGGTGATCCGTACAGAGCGATAGGATTATGGAGTGGCTTCACTGCTTGTAGGAGTTGATTGTGCCCCCATTCttccaccccccccccccccccactgtCCGAGACTTGGGTCCTATTACAGATTGTAAACTAAACTTTGAACCccatatttggaaaattaactACCAGGTCAGGCTAAACAAATCCTCAAGACTTTCTCTTTCAACTCTCCCAAGTTTTATAGTGACCTACAGTGCCGGCCATAATTCTatccaattttcgatttttgataaatttacaaatttttcaaacgagcACAACTTAAAAACTGGGCATGctatcgaaaaaagttcaactaatGAAGTATTGTCCATAATTACGTCTACTTGTATTTGACTGTTTAAGTTGTTTACCAGTGTCATGACAAGAaatacagcggccgacatctcgtgagcccgtttttgacaacttttactGATTCGGCAGTATctcgaaaactaatttttttctggaaatgtttttgaagtaaaataaTCTTCATACTATTTGCCATCATTTGTTCCTACTcactttgttctgaaaaattcagcaaaaaatttatggaagTGCAAACTAGTCCCTCACTTGGCACTGCTCATGCTCTACAACCAAAAAATCAGGTTACTTACttcgaatatattttttcgagcatttttcaataattacaaAAGTAAAATCACAATTAAAGTATATTTAAACACGATATCAAGattcaaggaaaaaaaatcttcactTGCAAGAAATGCTCTAGGTGTAGTCGTACACTATTCAAGTTTAATCTCTCATAactttttgctgaatttttcagaacaacgtGAAAAAACACACATGATCGCAAGTAGTATGAAGattattttactttaaaaacacttccagaaaaaattagttttcgagATACGGGCAAATCagtaaaagttgtcaaaacgggctcacgagatgtcggcaGCTGTATTTCTTGTCATGACACTGGCAAACAATTTAAACAACTGAATACAAGTAGACGTAATTATGGACAATATTTCtttagttgaacttttttcgatagCATGCCCATTTTGTAAGTTGTgctcgtttgaaaaatttgtaaatttatcaaaaatcgaaaattggatAGAATTATGGCCGGCACTGTATTTGATacttgaaaaatcactgaGAACCTTTACCAAGCGCATCCTTCAAAGATGCGATGTTAAATTAACCTCCTACAAAAACATACTGTGTAAATATTAACTACTCTACCAGACACACGAGAATTAAAACTCAAGTGAAACTACTATGTAGACTTTTTACTGGTTCTTCACATTTCTCTAATTTAAATCAGTTCGTCAAATTCTCTAATTCTATTGAGCGGTCCATGATTCTGGctatatttggaaaatgagctttctttttttgatgattgtatatttttgtataTACATAATTATTAGACGCTAGGTAGTTGTAAACCAGCACCAAGAAGACGTATTTGTTACCCAACTCACCCTAAAGACCATTCTCTTGGGAatctgtttgaatttttagcgttATCGTTGTAGTTTTACGACCATGTGTGGTGATGTACAAAATACACTCAAAActgagctgaaaattacagaacGTGGACTATCATAAAGGAAAGGAGTAAAATTGGACTGAAAGGAACCAAAGAAGCATGGTCGTCCACTTGCCAGAGAGAACATTCGTCGCACAAGCAATGGGAACCGGAATTTGGAATGATCCAATGCACATTTTATGATATTCtaattattatttgttttttaattgtgttttatccttttttgatgaataaatTTTGCCTAAAGCAATTTTTAGCAACCCcagttcacaaaaaataaaaaatatatacaaaattaaCACATACATTTCGTgtataaaacataaaatatacAGAAATTGTACGTATCGTGAGCGCGAGTTTTGTATTATACACGAATTATACATAAATTATACACGCACAGTCGCGATTCAGGATTTGTACATGTATTATACACATGTTAGCCGGTACTcgttttttgtacattttgtgtatattttttgtataatacACGAACCGCGATTTACCTGTGTTCACCACTCGACCACCGAAGCAATGATTTCGCCCTTCcaccattgtggtgagacttctgttggcgccagagacaaaatccactgttaaccataggaaatgcactgatttcagtactacattttcagatgaaaatttccagactcacAGAGGTCTTCCGCCGAAACAAATTACAGATTCTGAAAGCCTAAGATGCCAGCTATCGCATAACACGTTTACTTTTACCCGATCGCATCGTATGGTTGAATAACTCCCTAGTCAGTCTTCCTCAGAAATGACGGCATAGGATCTGCAGTGTCTTATCAGGTTTCCTCAgaattttatcatttaaaaTGCATAATCTAAGTCAAATTGTCTGTATTCTATTATATTTTGGTTTCAGTTTAATTTCCCTGTCAGGTAAGCGTTTAATATTTGGGATTTTTACAATTcactcgaaattttttttcaatttcttcaaaactatGTAGTTTTACAATCAAATTAAGACCGTTCTAAAAACATTCGaaatgcaatttaaaaaaaacctattttcagtgtttccaacaaattgaataaaataaatatgaacaactacaaaatgagaattgaagatcaaaaagtacaattaactgaaattcttgaaatcttTATGTCTGCCCGCAAAAGTGATACTGGAAAATGGAAAGATTGCGGATTTGAGATGATACGTAACAAgattaaaaagaaatatgtTTCACAATCAGGTCTTGGATCTCAAGTTGAATTGTCTGgtttattgagttttttgataaagaatatattttcaataagtGAAGGACGGAAAGCTGTCGAgtcggaaaatgaaattgtcaAAGCTCTTGAAaaggttagttttttaataGCTAAGGTTTAGGATTTtccgggttttttttttgattttttaggggGTTCctgtttaggcttaggcataggcatagtcTTATGTTTAGGCTTAAGTTTAGGCGTTTGctcagacttaggcttaggctatgCCCACCCAAACACACCTTTTCTATAATTTCGATAATTTcgtgtttcagaaaaaagatgaatctacaaaaatatatcTTGATTTCTTGATAAAAACCAGTCCGGATGGAATTAATAAAGGTGAATACGATTCGATTAAAAACAGTGAGATGAAAGAAGAAATGGAACTAAATACTATCCGATACAAAGTGGCTGTGATTATTGTTCAATtccaaaatgattttcaagaaatattgCAGCCAACTCAAAGTTGGGTCATGGATTTGCCTTTTTTCTCAACTATTTGCTCATTTGTAAATCTTTAGTAGAAGAGTGGaatcaaatataattttttttcagtttcagaaaactagCTAATATTTCATGTAATAAGTCTGTAATGATCATGTTTTCCGCACTTGTGATTCCTCGATTTATAAATGTTCCAAATAatctcaaaatgtttatttattcatttttaagaattttttatttttgcaaaacaaaaaatcgaatgacTGATGAggaatattttctaaaattttctagtgTATCTGCAAATTTAACTGGATGTTCCTCACAAATAAAACCCCATTAAAGCCAGTAaaagatttgccggaaaacggAAAACTTCAAGAATGTGAGAGTGACCCTAAGCGGccataataaattttttcagattttttagaattgtttTTACAGTGATTTTCGGTTCTTATGAcacattttctataatttcgaGCAAAATCCACATTGCTGATTCCATTAATTGCGGTTAATTATtgtattcaaataattttaaaatttacggtttcatgtttttcatatTCAGAATTTGAACGTTGTGTGGTTATTAACAGAACTGTTTCATAattctttcagaaaagtttgtGAGAGGTTAAACGTCAATTGCAACCATTGAATAATAGAAATTATGTTTCTCctcgatttttcaacagttacttgaaaaaattaatcaacttTGTATCATTGCAAAATAAGTTCATTAGGTTAAGGAAAATGTAAAAGCAAAATCCATTGTTACttactttttatttcatttttctatgtttATTGAGCACCAACAAAAATATGgccaatttcatttttctcgttttccgaTGATGAACTTATTATTAATCAAAATTGGAATGATGTTTTATCAGAAACTTGAAACAGATTAGTTTTTGTTATGTATTGCTGTAGAATTGAGTTTTAGAGAATATAAAACCGcgattacaataaaaaatttgaacacatttttgaaacgacAAAATTTTATACTGTTTCACGTTGTCAATTTGAGAACTGTTTTCGAACGAAATTTGataattccggaaaaaaacgaattcgatttaacaaaattagaaCTTTTCCGTTGTTTTAGCATCAAAATACACTAAAAACTCACGAAAAAGTTTTACAataagtttttctttcaacaaaaacatactattaaaatttttaattttggaactcatgaaaaagcattgaaaaacgtgttttcactgtttcgtgtctcaacattttctattcaaaaagtttcgttTTATTGCCAACACTGGAATGAATAGAATTAAATCCAATAATCCAATCGCTCGACattttgaaaccaatttttatgtttgaaaatagcgagttttttggtttaaaaaagcGGCTTTGTAACTTTCTCTATATTTTTCCTTGATTTTAAAAGATAAGAAGTAGTATTATAGCACAAAAATCCAAGAATTTATCATCCAATTGAAAtggtaaaaattaatttttttgtgactaAAATTGTTCTTATTCTTTAGTgtctttttaacaaaaattatattatttctcATCCaggaaacagtaaaaatattttttttctaattttgaattccttaccaggaaaaaaagttgtctacaattctgccaatttttcagaagaaatctttattttcaatattaaccGCTTTTTTAAAGCCACTATTTGagtcaaatttaattttcagcacttCCAGCTTCAATGCGGTACAAATTGGGCTCACTGAGCACTGTCCTTCTAGTAACTTTAATTTGTTTCACATTATTATACTATTTTACTTTTACTGGAAAAGGTGACTCATTTTttaccaacattttttgcactcACTAAATAATCTCCAGAATACCGACTCAAATCCCAGGAGGATGAATATTTATTAGAATCTCTCAAGTTCAATAGGATAAACGCAttgaaaatcgctaaaaaGAACCGAGAGGCACTGATTAAATCTTCGAATTCTCTGAATTATacggattttttcgaaaaagtgaaagttGAAGCTCATTGTGAGCATAAAATGAGAATTGGAGGTGATGGAGATGGTGGGAAGAGTGTTTGTAATCCGAAAATGGTAAAGGATGATTgtaagtaagttttttttagaaatatttgagggggaaaattgaaattttgtggacTTTTTTGTCAGCtggcattaaaaatttaaaaaatgtttggttaATTAGgctattcaattaaaaataaaaaaattttctgggaaaaatagtgattattagaaaataaaatatttaaatggaACCAAAAATGATATATCTCCTCAGTGTAAAACTCAGATGACTTTTTATAtgaatttactgtttcaacgTCTTGTTCAACTTGactcttttttttgagttgttcAGTGTGTCAGGGGAAAtagaacaatttcaaaaattatttaaaattagaagAGACATCAacgtgtttttcaaaatgtcaaagtggggtttttccaaatttaaatttatttctgaaagttcAATATCATTAGTTTTGTGataaaattgccaaatataaaatattttagagtgTCGTTGGCTCTAAAACTTGCTTTTTATCTCCATGACCAGGAAAGTTACATTTTAAGAGACAATCTTAACAAATCTTTCAGACTACTATCCTTGGGTCTTCATGACCAAATTGAATATGACCTGCATATTTATGACGTCACTGGGAGAAAATGCAAACTTATCGGTGCAGATATTGTAAgctcttttttcattcaaatttctcactttttcacaCAATTCAGGATCCACAAAACGCTACAACAAGAGCACtctatgaaaaaatgaatggaaaattgtttgttgGACAAATCCCAATACC includes:
- the F38C2.4 gene encoding Methyltransferase FkbM domain-containing protein (Confirmed by transcript evidence), whose protein sequence is MRYKLGSLSTVLLVTLICFTLLYYFTFTGKEYRLKSQEDEYLLESLKFNRINALKIAKKNREALIKSSNSLNYTDFFEKVKVEAHCEHKMRIGGDGDGGKSVCNPKMVKDDCKLLSLGLHDQIEYDLHIYDVTGRKCKLIGADIDPQNATTRALYEKMNGKLFVGQIPIPLSIPSILRKSGASEVELLKIDIEGGEFIGLEPLIRDFYVCQILIEIHGFPTIHLALLKIMSKYGFRIFNVEPNPQCYFCCEYSLINEFCMTQYGVFPLAIVIPQM